A part of Sander vitreus isolate 19-12246 chromosome 8, sanVit1, whole genome shotgun sequence genomic DNA contains:
- the ric8a gene encoding chaperone Ric-8A, protein MAMKMDLKGIIEQMETGEQDAALTALQSYNREMNHCFTFSQEDEQYRELLGELVLSFLNRELQPSCQLACLETIRILTRDKDCLDPFLSRSAMSTIARYAGIAVFSTATPAHSQPGEGQVEGEGGEGEEAAEASSEGMEEASPSSENADQEVIAEALKSICNILLHNQTGQVIAADLQLIKGVAERLKQCHDPIWNHEVRFFDLRLTFLLTALRVDVRAQLAQELHGISLLGNHLEATLGLSWADTLETARAGLEDVPPEQLPPLSRQQIELAMEILKILFNITFDTTKRKVDEEEAAGYRHLGAILRHCLMSHADGEERTEEFHSHAVHLLGNLPLPCLDVLLMPKVQQGSIEYMGVNMDAVNMLLEYMEKRLDGGHKLKETLLPSLNLLTESARIHRETRKFLRSKVLPPLRDVKNKPEVGNSLRNKLVRIMTHIDTDVKDCAAEFLFVLCKESVSRFIKYTGYGNAAGLLAARGLLRGGRDSGIYSEDEDSETEEYREAKAHINPITGAVQEEQPDPMEGMTEEQKEIEAMKLVQMFDRLSRTNLIQPMQLGMDGKMREIAPEDLHKLTHNPLFPPEPRQEPVNSDSEDEAQ, encoded by the exons CTGCTGGGGGAGCTGGTGCTCAGCTTCCTGAACAGGGAGTTGCAGCCGTCCTGTCAGCTGGCTTGTCTAGAAACGATCCGAATCCTGACCAGAGACAAAGACTGTCTGGATCCCTTCCTCAGCCGCTCGGCCATGTCCACTATCGCCCGCTACGCCGGCATCGCCGTGTTCAGTACTGCCACACCTGCACACAGCCAGCCGGGGGAGGGCCAAG tggagggggagggaggagagggggaagagGCAGCAGAAGCATCCAGCGAGGGCATGGAGGAAGCCTCCCCTTCCTCAGAAAACGCTGACCAGGAAGTGATTGCTGAGGCTCTCAAGTCCATCTGTAACATCCTGCTACACAACCAGACGGGACAG gTGATAGCAGCAGATCTACAGCTGATAAAGGGCGTGGCAGAGAGGCTGAAGCAGTGTCATGATCCCATCTGGAACCATGAG GTGCGATTCTTCGACCTGCGCCTCACCTTCCTGCTGACCGCCCTGAGAGTGGACGTCAGGGCACAGCTGGCTCAGGAGCTTCACGGCATCAGTCTGCTAG GCAACCATTTGGAGGCCACACTGGGTCTGAGTTGGGCAGATACATTGGAGACGGCCAGGGCGGGGTTAGAGGACGTCCCACCGGAACAACTGCCCCCACTGAGCCGGCAGCAGATAGAACTAGCCATGGAAATACTGAAAATACTGTTCAATATCACATTTGACACAACCAAGCGCAAGGTCGACGAG gaagAGGCAGCTGGGTACAGACATTTGGGAGCCATACTGAGACACTGTCTAATGAGTCATGCAGACGGAGAGGAGCGCACTGAGGAGTTCCACAG CCATGCTGTTCACTTGCTAGGCAACCTCCCTCTGCCCTGTCTGGATGTACTGTTGATGCCAAAAGTGCAACAAGGCTCCATAGAGTACATGGGAGTCAACATGGATGCTGTAAACATGCTGCTGGAATACATGGAGAAAAGACTGGACGGG GGACATAAGCTGAAGGAGACCCTTCTCCCATCACTCAACTTGCTTACTGAGAGTGCCCGAATCCACCGAGAGACCAGGAAGTTCCTTAGGTCAAAG gtgctgCCCCCACTGCGTGACGTGAAGAACAAGCCCGAGGTGGGCAATTCCCTGAGGAACAAACTAGTCCGTATAATGACACACATTGACACCGACGTCAAGGACTGTGCTGCTGAATTCCTGTTTGTTCTCTGCAAAGAAAGTG TTTCAAGGTTCATTAAGTACACTGGGTACGGTAATGCTGCAGGTCTGCTGGCTGCCAGAGGACTGCTTCGGGGGGGCAGAGACTCGGGGATCTACTCTGAAGATGAAGATTCTGAGACAGAGGAGTACAGAGAGGCCAAAGCCCA tataAACCCAATAACAGGAGCTGTACAAGAGGAGCAGCCCGATCCCATGGAGGGAATGACAGAGGAGCAGAAAGAAATTGAAGCCATGAAGCTGGTCCAAATGTTTGACCGACTGTCAAG GACCAATTTGATCCAGCCCATGCAGCTCGGTATGGATGGGAAGATGAGAGAGATTGCTCCAGAGGATCTGCATAAACTGACCCACAATCCTTTGTTCCCGCCAGAGCCCCGCCAGGAGCCAGTTAATTCAGACAGTGAAGATGAGGCTCAGtaa